ACGCAGTGGAGGTGTCCGAAAAGGATCTGGACGGCGTCGTCTGCCTTTCCGGCTCGGCGCTCGCCTACGTGCTGGAACTGCTGGAAGGCTTTATCCAGGGCGGCCTGGCCGTGGGCATGAAAAGCGATCTGTCGCTGCGCGCCGGCGCGGCGACGCTGATCGGCGCCGCCGAACTGGCGCGGCAGAAGAACGTTCATCCCGCCGCGCTCAAGGACGCTGTTTGCACTCCCGGCGGCACGACCATCGCCGGACTGCGCGCCCTTCAGCGCGCGGGATTCAAAAGCGCTTTCGTCGAGGCGCTCGCGGCCACGGCCGAAAAAGCCAGGGGAGGCGCCGCCGCGTTCGAGAAATCGCGCCGATAAAACCGCCGGAGGCGCGGAGAACGTCGCATGTTCTCCGCGCCTCCGGCGTTGTTTTGCGAAGTGTGTCTGTGCGTTGCGTGCTAGCGTTTGTCGTAACTTTCGCAGAGATGCTTGAACTCTCCGTAGCCTTCTTCGTCCAGCTTGTCGTAGGGGATGAAGCGCAGCGCCGCGCTGTTGATGCAGTAGCGCAGCCCGCCTTTGTCCTTCGGCCCGTCGCCGAAAACGTGCCCCAGATGGCTGTCGCCGGCTTGGCTGCGTACCTCGGTCCGGCTCATGCCGTGGCTGCCGTCGTGACGTTCGACGACGGCGGCCGGCTTGATCGGCTTTGAAAAGCTGGGCCAGCCGCAGCCGGAATCGAACTTCGCTTCCGAGGAAAAAAGCGGTTCGCCGGTGACGACGTCGACGTACAGCCCCGGTTTGCGGTTGTCGAAATATTCGTTGTCGAACGGGCGTTCCGTGGCGGCTTCCTGCGTCACGGCGTACTGGGCCGGCGTCAGTTTTTTTCTGAGCTCGGCGGCGGACGGTTTGGCGTATTTTCTTTCGGGCGCGGGCGGCGTTTTCGCTTTCAGCCCGTCGAGCGCGCTGAAGTCGACGTGGCAGTAACCGCCCGGGTTCTTCTTCAGATAGTCCTGATGGTACTCCTCGGCCGCGAAGAAGTTTTCCAGCGGCAGCAGTTCCGTGACGATTTTCTGTTTATACTTTTTCTGCTCGGCGGCGAAGATCCGCTCGAGAGGTTTGCGCTCGGCCGCGTCGGCGTAGTACACGCCCGTGCGGTACTGCCGGCCGGCGTCGTTTCCCTGCCTGTCCCGAACGGTCGGGTCGATGATGTGGAAAAACTGTTCCGTCAGCGTTTCCAGACTGACGAGCCGCGGGTCGTAACTGACGCGCACGGTCTCGGCATGCCCGGTGAGCCCCGA
The nucleotide sequence above comes from Pyramidobacter porci. Encoded proteins:
- the msrA gene encoding peptide-methionine (S)-S-oxide reductase MsrA encodes the protein MKRTILVVLATLFSAMLLPRTSSVRSENLVTKNEGEDMKNLKEIYFAGGCFWGVEEYFSRIPGVRDAVSGYANGHTENPTYREVCSGLTGHAETVRVSYDPRLVSLETLTEQFFHIIDPTVRDRQGNDAGRQYRTGVYYADAAERKPLERIFAAEQKKYKQKIVTELLPLENFFAAEEYHQDYLKKNPGGYCHVDFSALDGLKAKTPPAPERKYAKPSAAELRKKLTPAQYAVTQEAATERPFDNEYFDNRKPGLYVDVVTGEPLFSSEAKFDSGCGWPSFSKPIKPAAVVERHDGSHGMSRTEVRSQAGDSHLGHVFGDGPKDKGGLRYCINSAALRFIPYDKLDEEGYGEFKHLCESYDKR